In one Desulfobaculum bizertense DSM 18034 genomic region, the following are encoded:
- a CDS encoding malic enzyme-like NAD(P)-binding protein, producing the protein MALFTKEEALAYHEAPRRGKTEVIPVKPCINQKDLSLAYSPGVAEACKAIAEDETKAALYTGRSNLVAVVSNGSAVLGLGNIGPLAGKPVMEGKGILFKNFADIDVYDINLQVESADQLIEVVKTMEPTFGGINLEDIKSPECFYIEERLKKEMNIPVFHDDQHGTAVISGAGLLNACEITNRRPEDLKVVIVGAGAAGIACAKFYVSLGVDPGNVFMFDSKGLIYEGRPGVKEVSRIFAQKKDHGSLAEVIKGADMMLGLSVGGLLTKDMVASMAPDPIIFAMANPDPEISYADAKEASPRCIMGTGRSDNPNQVNNVSGFPYIFRGALDVQATEINEEMKIAAAHSLADLAKEPVPESICAMYGGREMSFGPDYVIPTPLDPRVLEWETPAVAKAAMDTGVAKAPIADLDAYRKSLTERVSASRARIEAHVAQYYK; encoded by the coding sequence ATGGCCCTTTTTACAAAAGAAGAAGCTCTTGCGTACCATGAAGCTCCCCGCCGAGGGAAAACAGAAGTCATTCCCGTCAAACCGTGCATCAACCAAAAAGATTTGTCTCTAGCATATTCTCCGGGTGTGGCAGAGGCGTGTAAGGCTATTGCCGAAGACGAGACAAAGGCCGCGCTGTACACGGGACGTTCTAATCTCGTTGCGGTTGTATCCAATGGCTCTGCGGTTCTGGGGCTAGGCAACATTGGTCCGCTGGCTGGCAAGCCCGTCATGGAAGGCAAGGGCATTCTGTTTAAGAATTTTGCCGACATTGACGTGTATGACATCAACCTTCAGGTCGAAAGTGCAGATCAGCTTATTGAAGTTGTTAAGACAATGGAGCCGACCTTTGGCGGTATTAACCTTGAGGACATCAAGTCTCCTGAGTGTTTCTACATTGAAGAGCGTCTGAAAAAGGAAATGAACATCCCGGTGTTCCATGACGATCAGCATGGAACGGCAGTTATTTCTGGCGCTGGACTTCTGAATGCCTGTGAAATCACAAACCGCCGTCCAGAAGATCTCAAGGTTGTCATTGTTGGGGCCGGTGCTGCGGGTATTGCCTGCGCAAAGTTCTATGTGTCTCTTGGCGTGGACCCCGGCAATGTCTTTATGTTTGACTCCAAGGGCCTGATTTATGAAGGGCGCCCCGGCGTGAAAGAGGTGAGCAGAATTTTTGCCCAGAAGAAGGACCACGGAAGTCTTGCCGAAGTCATCAAGGGCGCAGACATGATGCTTGGGCTTTCTGTTGGTGGGCTGCTGACCAAGGATATGGTGGCCTCTATGGCTCCAGACCCGATTATCTTTGCAATGGCGAATCCCGATCCGGAAATCAGCTATGCTGATGCAAAGGAAGCATCTCCCCGCTGTATCATGGGTACTGGCCGTTCGGACAATCCCAATCAGGTCAACAACGTTTCTGGCTTCCCCTATATCTTCCGAGGAGCGCTGGACGTTCAGGCCACGGAAATCAATGAAGAGATGAAGATTGCTGCGGCCCATTCTCTTGCTGATCTGGCAAAGGAACCCGTACCGGAAAGCATTTGTGCCATGTATGGCGGTCGGGAAATGTCCTTTGGACCTGATTATGTCATTCCGACCCCTCTGGACCCGCGTGTGCTGGAGTGGGAGACCCCGGCAGTAGCCAAGGCTGCAATGGATACTGGTGTGGCCAAGGCGCCAATTGCTGATCTTGACGCATACCGCAAGAGCCTGACCGAAAGAGTTAGCGCATCCCGGGCACGAATTGAGGCCCATGTTGCGCAGTACTATAAATAG